A window from Saccharomyces eubayanus strain FM1318 chromosome XIV, whole genome shotgun sequence encodes these proteins:
- the VNX1 gene encoding calcium/hydrogen antiporter: protein MVKNNHTPAGGNNTSGDGRLKEEGLTPTTSTSTPHRIFSVDDDPKEIQSDIRYLEGLHEGLKFALHANKSKRSVSSQSPMVHSSNNTLHHHEHQQHLPPTLELLSSKAHSVPDLNTVTSASPRRLHSPIRELSHDGIDGIDDNDDSRFIIHDSHGHDLLIDEINCQSPSHLESNDQASSTSSLESFTLRERQDAINETHPFGIRIWKPALYKKHRSVQRTAAQDIHETQLKTITWQVNCSNALWSILFGLPIAILFYSAAILVFLLGGGGLVTSSAKDYSKCFYKLANYFLWPFGKMVYLLQDEQYLQEDKDEGISMQQFYDWVTSYSNRLVFHQSQAKLQQREEQPVTESSSLMPPNTTTTPLNSNHPSYNSIRHQIPQPAAQRRYFGRGEWNWGRVLFYTIFHLAMEPILALLSLCLWLAVFTIPMSNVLWQIMYHCRRHPLALGFKNIENSSQSHENTIIQHQLNKNILLCTFRAAGWHYYKYTVDGTNVIVVNLISIVFFTIFDFYVLKNFLHWKTWITNESSIFILCLTSTIPLAFYIGQAVASISAQTSMGVGAVINAFFSTIVEIFLYCVALQQKKGLLVEGSMIGSILGAVLLLPGLSMCGGALNRKTQRYNPASAGVSSALLIFSMIVMFVPTVLYEIYGGYSVKCADPANDRDCTFSHPPLKFNHLFTRIIQPMSISCAIVLFCAYIIGLWFTLRTHAKMIWQVPITDPTSSAAEQQESNEQQEQGHHDAPNWSRTRSTCILLMSTLLYAIIAEILVSCVDSVLEDFPSLNPKFLGLTIFALVPNTTEFLNAISFAIHGNVALSMEIGSAYALQVCLLQIPALVIYSIFYTWSEKKSLINIRTQMFPLVFPRWDLFGAMTSVFMFTYLYAEGKSNYFKGSMLILLYFIIVVGFYFQGVISE from the coding sequence ATGGTCAAGAACAACCACACGCCCGCTGGCGGCAACAACACCTCCGGGGACGGCCGTCTTAAAGAGGAGGGCCTGACCCCGACGACGTCCACGTCAACGCCTCACCGGATATTCAGTGTGGACGACGATCCAAAGGAGATCCAGAGTGACATTCGGTACCTGGAGGGCCTCCACGAGGGCCTGAAGTTTGCCCTACACGCCAACAAGTCCAAGCGGTCTGTGAGTTCGCAGTCGCCTATGGTGCatagcagcaacaacacGCTGCATCACCACGAGCACCAACAACACTTGCCGCCCACGCTGGAGTTGCTGTCGTCCAAGGCGCACTCCGTACCAGACTTGAACACGGTCACTTCAGCGTCTCCAAGGCGGCTGCACTCGCCCATCCGGGAGCTGTCCCACGACGGCATCGATGGCATAGACGATAACGACGACAGCCGGTTCATCATTCATGATTCGCACGGCCATGACTTGCTGATCGATGAGATCAACTGCCAATCGCCCTCACACCTGGAGAGCAACGACCAGGCGTCGAGCACTTCGTCTCTGGAGTCGTTCACGCTGCGAGAGAGGCAGGACGCCATTAACGAGACCCATCCGTTCGGTATTAGGATCTGGAAGCCTGCTCTGTACAAGAAGCACCGGTCCGTGCAAAGAACTGCTGCCCAGGACATCCACGAGACACAGTTGAAGACCATCACCTGGCAGGTGAACTGTTCCAATGCACTGTGGTCGATCTTGTTTGGCTTGCCCATCGCGATACTTTTCTACTCGGCGGCTATTTTGGTGTTCTTATTGGGCGGTGGAGGACTGGTGACGAGCTCCGCCAAGGACTACTCGAAGTGTTTCTACAAGCTTGCCAACTACTTTCTGTGGCCGTTTGGCAAGATGGTTTACCTGTTGCAGGACGAGCAGTATTTGCAAGAGGACAAAGACGAAGGAATCAGTATGCAGCAATTTTACGATTGGGTGACGTCGTACTCCAACAGACTCGTGTTCCATCAATCTCAGGCCAAACTGCAGCAGAGAGAGGAACAACCCGTCACGGAGTCCTCCTCGTTGATGCCGCCTAACACAACCACAACGCCACTGAATTCCAACCACCCTTCTTATAATTCCATAAGACACCAAATTCCACAACCGGCTGCCCAAAGAAGGTACTTTGGTAGAGGGGAATGGAACTGGGGCCGTGTCCTTTTCTACACCATCTTTCATCTCGCCATGGAGCCCATTCTTGCCCTCTTATCTCTTTGTCTATGGCTTGCTGTGTTTACCATCCCCATGAGTAACGTGCTGTGGCAAATCATGTACCATTGTAGAAGACACCCACTGGCACTAGGCTTCAAGAATATCGAGAATTCCTCGCAATCGCACGAAAACACAATCATCCAGCAccaattgaacaaaaatatcCTCTTGTGTACGTTCCGTGCCGCTGGTTGGCATTATTATAAATACACAGTGGATGGTACAAACGTTATCGTTGTTAACTTGATCTCTATTGTGTTTTTCaccatttttgatttttatgttttgaagaattttctCCATTGGAAAACATGGATCACTAACGAGTCTTctattttcattctttgTCTGACTTCCACAATCCCATTAGCATTCTACATTGGCCAAGCAGTCGCATCGATATCCGCGCAGACATCCATGGGTGTCGGAGCTGTTATTAATGCGTTTTTCTCGACCATTGTGGAAATTTTCCTGTATTGCGTAGCTTTGcaacaaaaaaagggtCTCCTCGTAGAAGGATCTATGATTGGTTCCATCCTGGGTGCCGTGCTGTTATTGCCAGGTCTGTCCATGTGTGGTGGTGCTCTGAATAGGAAAACCCAAAGATACAACCCGGCAAGTGCTGGTGTCTCCTCCGCACTACtgatcttttcaatgattGTAATGTTTGTCCCCACCGTTTTGTACGAAATTTATGGGGGTTACTCAGTAAAGTGTGCAGATCCTGCTAACGATCGGGACTGTACCTTTTCGCATCCTCCCTTAAAGTTTAACCATCTGTTCACTCGCATCATCCAGCCAATGTCCATTTCTTGTGCCATAGTTCTTTTTTGCGCCTATATCATTGGGTTATGGTTTACTCTAAGAACGCACGCGAAGATGATTTGGCAAGTACCCATCACAGATCCAACCTCGAGTGCTGCTGAACAACAAGAATCTAATGAACAACAAGAGCAGGGTCACCACGACGCACCCAATTGGTCAAGGACCAGATCTACCTGTATACTACTGATGTCCACCTTGCTCTACGCAATAATCGCAGAGATCCTGGTGTCTTGTGTGGACTCTGTCCTAGAAGACTTCCCCTCTTTGAATCCAAAATTCCTCGGTCTTACGATTTTTGCCTTAGTCCCCAATACCacagaatttttgaatgccATCTCATTCGCTATTCACGGTAACGTGGCCCTCTCGATGGAAATTGGCAGTGCCTATGCCTTACAAGTTTGTCTTCTACAAATCCCTGCTTTGGTCATCTATTCCATCTTCTACACCTGGAGCGAGAAAAAGTCCCTGATTAATATCAGAACGCAGATGTTTCCTCTAGTCTTTCCCCGTTGGGACCTCTTTGGTGCTATGACGAGTGTTTTCATGTTCACTTATTTATATGCTGAAGGCAAAAGCAACTATTTCAAGGGTTCTATGCTGATTTTACTATATTTTATAATTGTAGTGGGATTCTATTTCCAAGGCGTAATTTCAGAATAG
- the FIG4 gene encoding phosphatidylinositol-3,5-bisphosphate 5-phosphatase: MNNDAMDHSLGGGVIATSGSKQRKTSKFVMGKYTLYETKDRMYIVGSNKRETMFRILEIDLTVPRGELSVLEDNVFFTRNEIMNVLASLEEATENGLHKKITGYGLLGFIKFTCWYYLIMVTKYSQVAVIGGHGIYHIDGIDIIPITNNYKKPEKNSDEARLLNIFRDLDLTKTFYLSYTYDITNTLQTNILREKLKAVDRSDITIPSRITDYNEMFVWNSNLLSPIFACIDTVFDWFQCIIHGFIDQVNVSVLGKSIYITLIARRSHHFAGARFLKRGVNNQGHVANEVETEQIVTDMILTPFHQPGNGFFDSDRYTSFVQHRGSIPLYWTQDASNLTTKPPIRINVVDPFFTPAALHFDNLFQRYGGGTIQILNLIKTKEKTPRETKLLWEFEQCINYLNEFLPAAKKLDYTSWDMSRASKQDGQGVIEFLENYAVNTVTRTGIFHNGPDFASTKIQEGICRSNCIDCLDRTNAAQFVIGKRALGCQLKSLGILDNSYLEYDSDIVNILTELFHDLGDTIALQYGGSHLVNTMETYRKINQWSSHSRDMIESIKRFYSNSFVDAQRQDAINLFLGHYAWREGFPSLWEMNTDFYLHNGYTSNMPKRSYTHWWNDYHIKSIKELITEELIETGNDITREKIIKNVRGYPGAFDNYWNEYYLPRSVTWIRDLFAYNMNSTRRYHNALTKQDKAMSPFTSRKQSWLNNKLKMITSNKTSEKITTGAVEATDLNKGTSAKQELELYEHYLHMVSENGQKLEDKMNSFSYSKYPIFIDYEKSEIPPMKDVVKEAPADITDDFTEAYNDNDDETIVEALLIAPDDVLVDEKFYEKVLDVDNYTPVDDYSTVIQINPDNLQLYKDLCISADIQLEFQ, encoded by the coding sequence ATGAATAATGACGCAATGGACCATTCCCTTGGTGGGGGCGTGATTGCTACTTCTGGGTCCAAGCAGAGAAAGACCTCCAAATTTGTGATGGGTAAATATACGCTATATGAAACAAAGGATCGCATGTATATTGTTGGGAGcaataaaagagaaaccATGTTCCGCATCTTGGAAATTGACCTTACAGTACCTCGTGGAGAACTCAGTGTGCTGGAAGATAAcgtcttcttcaccagAAATGAAATTATGAATGTGTTGGCAAGTTTGGAGGAAGCCACTGAGAATGGTTTACATAAGAAAATTACAGGCTATGGTCTTCTGGGATTTATTAAATTTACCTGTTGGTACTACTTGATAATGGTTACCAAGTACAGCCAAGTCGCAGTAATCGGTGGTCATGGTATTTATCATATTGACGGTATTGACATTATTCCCATAACAAACAACTATAAGaaacctgaaaaaaattcagatGAAGCAAGACTATTGAATATATTCAGGGATTTGGACTTGACAAAAACCTTCTATCTCAGTTACACTTACGATATAACAAATACGTTACAAACTAACATCTTGCGTGAGAAATTGAAAGCTGTCGATAGGTCCGATATTACAATCCCTTCTAGGATAACTGACTATAACGAGATGTTTGTTTGGAACAGCAATTTGTTGTCCCCGATTTTTGCCTGTATTGACACCGTATTCGACTGGTTTCAATGCATTATACACGGATTCATTGATCAAGTTAACGTGTCAGTTTTGGGGAaatctatatatatcacCTTGATCGCCAGAAGATCGCACCATTTCGCAGGCGCACGTTTCTTAAAACGTGGTGTTAACAACCAAGGACATGTGGCTAACGAAGTGGAAACTGAACAGATTGTGACAGATATGATTTTAACTCCCTTTCATCAACCGGGAAATGGATTTTTCGACAGCGATCGTTATACCTCCTTTGTACAGCACCGGGGCTCAATCCCTCTATACTGGACTCAGGATGCTTCCAATTTAACCACAAAGCCTCCCATTAGGATTAATGTAGTGGATCCATTTTTTACACCTGCTGCATTGCATTTCGATAATCTGTTTCAGAGATATGGCGGTGGAACTATCCAAATATTGAACTTAATCAagaccaaagaaaagacaccAAGAGAAACTAAGCTACTTTGGGAATTCGAGCAGTGCATAAATTATCTGAATGAGTTTTTACCGgcagcaaaaaaattggattACACTTCTTGGGATATGAGTAGGGCCTCTAAACAAGATGGTCAAGGAGTTATTGAGTTTTTAGAGAATTATGCTGTGAACACCGTCACAAGAACAGGAATATTTCATAATGGTCCAGATTTTGCATCTACAAAGATTCAGGAAGGTATATGTCGTAGCAATTGTATCGACTGCCTTGATAGAACCAATGCTGCACAATTTGTCATTGGTAAAAGAGCCCTTGGTTGCCAGTTGAAATCATTGGGAATACTTGATAATAGTTACTTAGAATACGATTCTGATATTGTGAACATATTGACAGAGTTATTTCATGATTTAGGTGACACGATTGCGTTACAATATGGGGGTTCGCATTTGGTTAACACAATGGAGACTTATAGAAAGATAAATCAATGGAGCTCTCATTCTAGAGACATGATTGAGAGTATAAAAAGATTTTATAGTAATTCATTTGTCGATGCCCAAAGACAGGATGCgattaatttatttttgggTCATTACGCTTGGAGAGAGGGATTTCCCTCTCTATGGGAAATGAACACTGACTTTTATTTACATAACGGTTATACTTCCAACATGCCAAAGAGAAGCTATACTCATTGGTGGAATGACTACCATATCAAAAGTATAAAGGAATTGATTACTGAGGAGCTCATTGAAACAGGTAATGATATCACTagggaaaaaattataaaaaatgttAGAGGTTATCCTGGTGCCTTCGATAACTACTGGAATGAGTACTATCTGCCAAGATCGGTGACTTGGATTCGCGATCTTTTTGCATACAACATGAattcaacaagaagatATCATAATGCTCTAACCAAACAGGACAAAGCCATGTCTCCATTTACTTCCAGGAAACAGAGTTGGCTGAATAACAAATTAAAGATGATTACATCCAACAAAACATCGGAAAAGATCACTACCGGGGCAGTTGAAGCTACTGATTTAAACAAAGGCACTTCTGCCAAACAAGAATTAGAGTTGTACGAGCATTATCTGCATATGGTATCAGAAAATGGCCAAAAGCTTGAAGACAAAAtgaattcattttcttacTCTAAATACCCTATATTTATTGATTATGAAAAGAGCGAGATTCCACCAATGAAAGACGTGGTGAAGGAAGCGCCAGCTGATATTACGGATGATTTCACCGAAGCGTACAATgataacgatgatgaaACAATAGTAGAAGCATTGCTTATAGCTCCTGATGATGTTCTAGtcgatgaaaaattctacGAAAAGGTCCTGGATGTCGATAATTATACACCCGTTGATGATTATTCAACCGTTATACAAATAAATCCCGACAATTTACAACTTTATAAGGATTTGTGCATTTCTGCAGATATACAACTTGAATTTCAGTGA
- the LEM3 gene encoding Lem3p, producing MVNFDLGQVGEVFRRKDKGPAISGDNPEEEDVDASEFEEDEIKPVQTKNRRPKEDAFTQQRLAAFNPVLTPRTVLPVYLFIAVIFVIVGGCILAQNSKVDEVKIYYQDCMNNATSSWSDMPSDQWELTFHKNKTYNVAPQWKFVDDESDDFTEQRGTCQIRFHTPSDIKKNVYLNYILEKFAANHRRYVLSFSEDQIRGEDASYETVHDATGINCKPLSKSPDGKIYYPCGLIANSMFNDTFPLQLINVDDASKNYSLTNKGINWGSDKKRFKKTKYNYTQITPPPYWKNLYPDGYNETNVPDIQEWEEFQNWMRPGAFHKITKLIRINKNESLPAGQYQLDIGLHWPVLEFNGKKGIYLTHGSHLGGRNPFLGIIYLIGGCVCAAMALILLTFWLFGGRKIADASSLSWNMN from the coding sequence ATGGTGAATTTTGATCTGGGCCAGGTTGGAGAAGTATTCCGTAGGAAGGACAAGGGGCCTGCGATTTCTGGTGACAAcccagaagaagaagatgtcGATGCCTCTGAATttgaagaggatgaaaTTAAGCCTGTGCAGACAAAGAACAGAAGGCCCAAAGAGGATGCGTTTACACAACAGAGACTGGCTGCTTTTAACCCGGTGTTGACGCCGAGAACGGTCCTGCCTGTTTACTTGTTCATTGCTGTGATATTTGTTATTGTAGGAGGGTGCATATTAGCGCAAAACTCCAAAGTGGACGAGGTAAAAATATACTACCAGGATTGCATGAACAACGCAACCTCTTCATGGAGCGACATGCCTTCTGATCAATGGGAATTGACCTTccataaaaacaaaacatatAATGTAGCACCACAATGGAAGTTTGTGGATGATGAATCGGACGATTTCACGGAACAAAGAGGTACCTGTCAAATCAGGTTCCATACACCGAGTGACATTAAGAAGAATGTATATTTGAATTACATTTTAGAGAAGTTTGCTGCTAACCATAGGAGATACGTACTATCTTTTAGTGAAGACCAAATACGTGGAGAAGATGCCTCTTACGAGACGGTGCATGATGCCACAGGTATAAATTGTAAGCCGCTATCCAAGAGTCCTGACGGGAAAATATATTATCCGTGTGGACTGATCGCGAACTCGATGTTCAATGATACGTTCCCCTTGCAGCTTATCAATGTAGACGATGCCTCGAAGAATTACTCACTAACAAATAAGGGAATCAACTGGGGGTCTGATAAGAAACGGTTCAAGAAGACCAAGTACAATTACACCCAAATTACGCCGCCTCCATACTGGAAGAATTTGTACCCTGACGGGTATAACGAGACAAATGTTCCGGACATTCAGGAGTGGGAAGAATTCCAGAACTGGATGAGGCCAGGTGCGTTTCATAAGATCACCAAACTAATCAGAATCAACAAGAACGAGAGTCTTCCAGCGGGCCAATACCAGTTGGACATTGGGCTACATTGGCCTGTACTGGAGTTCAACGGTAAGAAAGGGATCTATTTGACCCACGGCTCTCACCTTGGCGGTAGAAATCCATTTTTAGGTATAATCTATTTGATCGGTGGCTGTGTTTGCGCTGCCATGGCGCTCATATTGCTAACATTTTGGTTATTTGGCGGTAGAAAGATTGCTGATGCATCGAGTCTTTCATGGAATatgaattaa
- the PFS2 gene encoding cleavage polyadenylation factor subunit PFS2 — translation MDGYNQNQNQNQNQSQSQQPHQPPLKKYMTQRRSVDVSSPYINLYYNRRHGLANPVVEPETSYTIDIMPPNAYRVRDRVINLPSKFTHLSSNKVKHVIPAIQWTPEGRRLVVATYSGEFSLWNASSFTFETLMQAHDSAVTTMKYSHDGDWMISGDADGMIKIWQPNFSMVKEIDAAHTESIRDMAFSSNDSKFVTCSDDNILKIWNFSNGKQERVLSGHHWDVKSCDWHPEMGLIASASKDNLVKLWDPRSGNCISSILKFKHTVLKTRFQPTKGNLLMAISKDKSCRVFDIRYSMKELMCVRDETDYMTLEWHPINESMFTLACYDGSLKHFDLLQNLNEPILTIPYAHDKCITSLSYNPVGHIFATAAKDRTIRFWTRARPTDPNAYDDPTYNNKKINGWFFGINNDINAVREKSEFGAAPPPPATLEAHALPNTHGFITSKTPRQEIPGIDSSKTKGSTLPGLSI, via the coding sequence ATGGACGGTTACAATCAGAATCAGaaccaaaaccaaaatcaaagtcaAAGCCAGCAACCACATCAGCCGCCTCTGAAAAAGTATATGACGCAGAGGCGGTCAGTAGATGTAAGTTCACCCTATATCAACCTATATTACAACAGACGACATGGGCTAGCGAACCCAGTGGTGGAGCCAGAAACTTCATACACGATAGATATAATGCCTCCCAACGCCTACAGGGTTCGAGATCGAGTAATCAATCTTCCCAGCAAGTTTACCCATTTAAGCTCTAATAAAGTAAAGCATGTCATACCGGCCATCCAGTGGACCCCTGAAGGTAGAAGACTCGTAGTGGCAACGTATAGTGGGGAATTCTCTTTATGGAACGCATCATCTTTTACATTTGAAACTCTTATGCAAGCGCATGATTCAGCTGTAACCACGATGAAGTATTCACATGATGGTGATTGGATGATTAGTGGTGACGCCGATGGGATGATCAAGATATGGCAACCGAACTTCAGTATGGTAAAAGAGATTGACGCAGCACACACAGAAAGCATCAGAGATATGGCATTCAGTAGCAATGATTCGAAATTCGTTACTTGTTCAGATGacaatattttgaagatttggaaCTTCAGTAACGGTAAACAAGAGAGAGTACTATCAGGGCACCATTGGGACGTAAAAAGTTGTGATTGGCATCCCGAGATGGGGTTGATTGCCTCGGCATCTAAGGATAATTTGGTTAAACTATGGGACCCCCGTTCAGGAAATTGTATTTCGTCAATTctaaaattcaaacacACTGTTTTAAAGACGAGATTTCAACCTACCAAGGGGAATTTATTAATGGCAATTTCAAAGGATAAATCTTGTCGTGTATTTGATATCAGATATAGCATGAAGGAACTGATGTGTGTAAGAGATGAAACTGACTATATGACATTAGAATGGCATCCAATAAATGAGTCTATGTTCACTTTGGCATGCTATGATGGATCGCTAAAGCATTTTGATCTTTTGCAAAATTTAAACGAGCCTATTTTGACTATACCGTATGCTCATGATAAGTGCATCACTTCGTTATCATATAATCCGGTGGGCCATATATTTGCTACTGCAGCAAAGGACAGAACTATAAGATTTTGGACAAGGGCAAGACCAACCGATCCCAACGCTTACGATGACCCGACgtacaacaacaagaagataaaTGGTTGGTTTTTCGGTATCAACAATGATATAAACGCTGTGAGAGAGAAGAGTGAATTTGGTGCTGCGCCACCTCCACCTGCTACACTTGAAGCACATGCGCTACCAAATACGCATGGTTTCATTACTTCAAAGACACCTCGCCAAGAAATTCCCGGTATCGATTCATCAAAGACCAAAGGTTCTACTTTACCTGGTCTAAGCATATAA
- the KRE1 gene encoding Kre1p gives MMLRRTLSLSLVSLLLSLSLWPAAILAAMTTQVTVETNVAGVLVTQTTIWDPATATTTTAAAAAATTATAKTGSFTTVFTTTNINGVTVVLTQTVDRATMLATSTAASSSATAKTTTTGTAVSSSLASGVYLSTVTTTNDLGTTVTLTETFTHSSTAAATAATSSSSSSSSSSSGTKKTTSTSAGTAAEETGTRPDPSTDFTEPPVTAVTTLSIDTYVTVTEGTTATYTTARAPTSMWVTVVRQGNTITVQTTFVQRFSSQYATVASPSAGSIGLGSLSGTVGVIKSAMKKTVSHNEAQHLNMKSFTSTLGGLLTVLIWFL, from the coding sequence ATGATGTTGCGTCGCACGCTATCACTGTCTCTCGTTTCGTTGCTGCTCTCCCTGTCGCTGTGGCCGGCTGCTATTCTGGCAGCCATGACCACCCAGGTTACCGTGGAAACAAATGTTGCGGGGGTTTTGGTCACTCAGACCACTATATGGGACCCTGCCACTGCCACTACCACTACCGCGGCTGCCGCCGCCGCTACCACTGCGACGGCAAAGACGGGGTCTTTCACCACGGTGTTTACAACTACCAACATCAACGGGGTCACCGTTGTTCTGACGCAGACCGTCGACAGAGCAACCATGCTGGCAACTTCGACCGCTGCTTCCAGCTCAGCCACTGCTAAGACCACAACTACAGGCACTGCCGTGTCTTCCTCGCTTGCTTCGGGCGTGTACCTGTCCACCGTCACTACAACGAACGACCTGGGCACCACTGTGACTTTGACCGAGACGTTCACTCACTCCTCCACTGCCGCCGCTACTGCCgctacttcttcttcttcttcttcttcttcttcctcttccgGCACGAAGAAGACCACTTCGACTTCAGCTGGAACAGCAGCAGAGGAAACCGGTACAAGACCAGACCCCTCCACGGACTTCACGGAGCCTCCTGTGACAGCCGTCACCACTTTGTCGATCGACACATATGTCACAGTCACAGAAGGGACGACAGCAACCTACACGACCGCGCGAGCACCCACCTCCATGTGGGTCACTGTTGTCAGACAGGGCAACACTATCACTGTGCAGACCACATTCGTCCAGCGTTTCTCCTCCCAGTACGCAACAGTTGCTTCCCCCTCCGCAGGGTCCATCGGGTTGGGCTCGTTGTCGGGTACTGTAGGTGTCATCAAATCTgcaatgaagaagaccGTTTCTCATAATGAGGCTCAGCACCTAAATATGAAATCGTTTACTTCAACTTTGGGCGGGCTATTAACGGTTTTAATTTGGTtcttataa
- the HXT14 gene encoding Hxt14p — protein sequence MSVQVPYQHSSGYISHFHNNELDPDGGRDYNVTIKYLDDKDEKEEGHVTNSIHNASLHIPILLCLIIALGGFIFGWDIGTIGGMTNMISFQQKFGTTDIIDDGETVFISTKQLNDLQIGLIISIFNISCGVGALTLSKMGDWTGRKAGIWFALVVYCIGITVQIFSCGRWYFLTLGRAVTGIGVGITTVLVPMFLSENSPLKIRGSMVSMYQLVVTFGILMGNVLNFICVRCYRDPFQNISWQLPLFLSYIWAIIIGMSLVYVPESAQYLAKIKNDVPAAKSSFAKMNGVSETDSIVTEFIDDLMENNYAQEESNEEEKKKRSLVKKQSFEFVLGKPKLWLRLIIGMMIMAFQQLSGINYFFYYGTSVFKGVGIKDPYITSMILSSVNFLSTILGMYYVEKWGRKTCLLYGSTNLLFYMMTYATVGTFGRETDFSNIVLIIVTCCFIFWFAITLGPVTFVLVSELFPLRTRALSMAICTFVNWMFNFLISFLTPMIVSKIDFKLGYIFATCLLALIIFSWILVPETRNKNEQEVNKIFESD from the coding sequence ATGTCCGTTCAGGTTCCATATCAACACAGTTCAGGGTACATTTCTCATTTTCATAATAACGAACTCGATCCAGATGGCGGGAGAGATTACAACGTTACGATCAAGTACCTGGATGAcaaagatgaaaaggaGGAAGGTCACGTAACGAATAGTATTCATAATGCAAGTCTACATATTCCAATTCTTTTGTGTTTGATAATCGCACTTGGTGGCTTTATCTTTGGATGGGACATTGGAACCATTGGTGGAATGACAAACATGATTAGCTTCCAACAGAAATTTGGTACAACCGATATTATTGATGATGGAGAAAccgttttcatttctaCTAAGCAATTGAATGATTTACAAATAGGTTTGATCATCAgtattttcaatatcagtTGCGGGGTGGGGGCTTTAACTCTATCAAAAATGGGTGACTGGACCGGTAGAAAGGCTGGAATTTGGTTTGCCTTGGTCGTGTACTGTATTGGTATAACGGTTCAGATCTTTTCCTGTGGTAGATGgtattttttaactttaGGAAGAGCAGTAACTGGTATTGGAGTGGGAATAACCACCGTGTTAGTACCAATGTTTCTTTCCGAAAACTCTCCACTAAAGATTAGAGGTTCCATGGTCTCGATGTACCAGTTGGTTGTGACATTTGGTATCCTTATGGGAAATGTTTTGAACTTCATATGCGTGAGATGCTATAGAGATCCGTTTCAGAACATATCCTGGCAATTACCGTTATTTTTGAGCTACATTTGGGCCATCATAATTGGAATGTCGCTTGTTTACGTTCCTGAATCGGCCCAGTACTTGGCCAAGATTAAAAATGATGTGCCGGCTGCTAAAAGCTCCTTTGCTAAGATGAACGGTGTTTCTGAAACAGATAGTATTGTGACTGAGTttattgatgatttgaTGGAAAATAATTATGCCCAAGAGGAAtctaatgaagaagagaagaagaagagaagtCTCGTGAAGAAGCAAAGTTTCGAGTTTGTCTTGGGAAAACCAAAGTTATGGTTGAGATTAATTATCGGCATGATGATAATGGCCTTTCAACAATTATCTGGaataaattattttttctattatgGAACATCTGTTTTTAAAGGCGTTGGAATCAAAGATCCCTATATCACCTCAATGATTCTTTCCAGTGTCAACTTTCTCTCCACAATATTGGGAATGTATTACGTAGAGAAATGGGGACGCAAGACCTGTCTGTTGTATGGTTCAAcaaatttattattctATATGATGACTTATGCGACAGTCGGGACATTTGGAAGAGAAAccgatttttcaaatattgtTCTAATAATTGTGACCTGttgctttattttttggtttgcaATTACATTAGGCCCAGTTACATTTGTGCTGGTTTCTGAACTATTTCCCTTGAGGACCAGAGCACTTTCAATGGCGATTTGCACATTTGTCAATTGGatgttcaatttcttgatttcatttttaacTCCAATGATTGTGTCCAAGATTGATTTCAAATTAGGCTATATATTTGCCACTTGTCTGTTAGCGTTAATTATATTCAGTTGGATACTGGTACCGGAAACGAGGAATAAGAACGAACAGGAGGtgaataaaatatttgagtCAGATTAG